CCTCGAGCGGCGGGCGGGCTACGCCGACGTCGTCGCGGGTGCCGCGCTTCCTGCCCCGGCCGTGGCGCGGCACGAGTCGTCCGACGGCGGAGCGCTCGTGACCCGACCGCGCGTCGTGGTCGCCGGCCTCGGCGACACGGGCGTGCTGACCGCGGTCCGCCTCACCCGTCACGTCGACGTCGTGGGGATCTCCTCGAAGCCGGGACTGGTGAGCGGCCAGGAGCTCGGTCGCCGGCTGGCCCGCCCGGAGGAGTGGCAGCGCGACTACCGGATCGGCTTCGACCGCTTCCGCGGCCTGCGCCGCGCGCGGACGGTGCACGCGACGCTGACCGGCCTCGACCTCGACGGGCGCCGGGTGCTGCTCGAGACGAGCGACGGGGTCACGACGATCGAGGAGTACGACGTGCTCGTGGTCGCCAGCGGGGTGACCAACGGCTTCTGGCGACGGCCCGACCTGCAGTCCCCAGCGGAGGTCGACGCGGACCTGCGCAGCGCCCACGAGCAGCTGGCGGCCGCCGGGAGCGTGGTCGTCGTGGGAGGCGGCGCGGCCGCGGTCGGCACGGCGGCGAACCTCGCCGGTCGCTGGCCGGACACCGAGGTGCACCTGCACTTCCCCGGCGAGCGGGCCCTGCCGCAGCACCACCCGCGGGTCTGGCGCACGGTCCGTCGTCGACTCGAGCGGCTCGGGGTCGCGCTCCACCCGGGTCACCGCGCCGTCGTGCCGGAGGGGTTCGCCTGCGACCGGATCACCCAGGGACCGGTGGCCTGGTCGACCGGGCAGGAGTCGTCGTACTCCGACGCCGTGGTCTGGGCGATCGGGCGGGTGCGTCCCAACACCGCGTGGCTGCCGGCGAGCCTGCTCGACGACGACGGGTTCGTCCGGGTGACGCCGCAGCTGCAGGTGCCCGGCCACCCGGAGGTGTTCGCGGTCGGCGACGTGGCCGCCACCGACCCGCTGCGCTCCTCGGCGCGCAACCGGGCCGACCGGCTCCTCGCCCGCAACGTCCGGGCCCACCTCGCGGGCCGTGCGCTGCGCGCCTACCGGCCCCCGGGTCGTCGGTGGGGGTCGGTGCTCGGCGCGCAGCACGACGGGCTCCAGGTCTTCGCGCCCGACGGTCGGGGCTACCGCATCCCCCGGTGGTCGGTCGACACCGTGCTCCAGCCGTGGGTCGTCCGGTGGGGGATCTACCGCGGAGTCAGCGCAGGGCGAGGCAGCCGGAGGTGTCGGTCTCCCAGGTGAGCTCGGCGTCGCGGGCGATGCGGGTGTCGAGCTTGGCCGCGATGTCGTCGGGCCAGGGCGCCGTGTGCCGCGTCTCCATGTCGATGTGGAGGAAGATCTCCTCCATCACAAAGCTGAGCCGCTGGTGGGACTCGTCGAGCAGGTAGACCAGCGCGTGCGCTGCCCGCTCGGAGCGGCCCAGGAGGCGGACGCGGGCCGACATGCGGTCACCGGTGCGCAGCTCGGCCAGGTAGGTCAGGTGGTGCTCGGCGGAGAAGCACGCGTGCCCCTGCGCCGGCCACTGCGGCGGGATGCCCAGCTCCACGAGCGACTCGTCGAGGCCCTCGCTGGCGATGCCCGTGTAGTGACGGACGTTGAGGTGGCCGTTGACGTCCTCGAACGCGATCGGCACCGGCTGCTCGCTGTACGCCGACAGGCCGACGAGCTGGTCGTAGGTGGGGTGCTGTGACTTCACCGGGCTGAGGCTACCGCTCGCACGCGCTCCGGGGGGCGGTGAACGGGTGCACTCCGATGCACACGGGCGTCGTCCTCAGCCCCCGTCGAAGGCGTCGCGGAAGCGCGCGAGCGCCACCAGGCTGTCCTCGGACGCCCACGCCTCCAGGCCGACCACGCCGTCGTAGCCGAGGTCACGCAGGGCCGCGGCCACGGCGGCGTACCGGATCTCGCCCGTGCCCGGCTCGCAGCGCCCCGGTACGTCGGCGACCTGGATCTCGCCGATCAGCGGCAGGCAGTCGCGCACCAGCTCGATGAGGTTCCCCTCGCCGATCTGGGCGTGGTAGAGGTCGAGGTTCATCCGCAGGTGCGGGCTGTCGACGGCGGCGACGAGCGCGCGCGTGTCGGCAGCACGGGCGAAAGGGACGCCCGGGTGGTCGACGGCCGTGTTCAGGTTCTCCAGACAAAAAGTGACACCCTCGCGCTCCCCCAGGGCCGCGACGCGGCCGAGCGTGTCGACGGCGCGCTCGTGCATCTCCGGCGTCACCGTCCCGACCGGGCGGACCGGTAGGCCGCCCGGACCGAGCCCGGTGCCGTGGAGGTTGAGGTTCGGCTCGCCCATCGTGGCGGCGGCGCGGACCGACTGCTCCGCCGTGCGCAGCAGCGCCTCGATGCCGTCGGGCTCCGTCAGGTCACCCTCGACGTAGCCGGTCACTGACGTGAAGCGCGCGCCCGTGGCGGCGAGGGCGTCGAGGTCCTTCGTCGTCCAGTCCCAGATCTCGACGGCGAAGCCGAGGTCGTGCAGCGCACGGGCCCGCTCCTCGACGGGCCGGTCGAGGAGCACCATCTCGGCGCAGACCGCCAGCGTGTACGGCGTGCTCATCGCGCCACCCGCGCGGGGGCGCCGGACTCGACCGATGCGATCGCGGCCAGCGCGACCGCGAAGGCGCGGTGGGCGTCGTGCCCGCCGACCGAGGGCGCACGGCCCTCCCGGACGGCGGTGACGAACTCCTCGAGCTCGGCCGCGTAGGCGCCGCCGAAGAGCTCGACGTCGCTGCGCGCGGTCTCGACGTGACGGCCGCCGACGTTGCTGAGGCGCAGGGACGACCGGGCGCCGTCCCCCATCGTCACCATGCCGGCCGAGCCGAACACCTCGCCCCGGACGTCGTAGCCGTAGGCGGCGGAGAAGCTGGCCTCGGCCACCGCGATGGCGCCGTTGTCGAAGGTGACGACGACGACGGCGGTGTCGAGCAGGCCGGCGTCCTTGAAGTCCGGGGCGACGAGGGCGTCGGCGGTGGCGTGGACGCTGACGGCCTCGACGCCGGGGTTGAGCCACAGCAGCGTGTCGAAGTCGTGGATGAGGGTCTGGGTGAAGATCGTCCACGGCGGGACGCCGCCAGGATCGGCGAGCCCGGGGTCCCGGGTGACCGAGCGGAGGATCTGCGGGGTGCCGACCGCACCGTCGGTGACGAGCCGGTGCGCCGCGGCCCAGTCGGGGACGAAGCGGCGGTTGAAGCCGACCTGGAGCGCGACACCCGCGTCGGCGGCGGCCTGCGTGGCGGTGGCGATCTCCTCGAGGCTCATGCCCATCGGCTTCTCGCAGAAGACGTGCTTGCCGGCGGCAGCCGCCGCGACGACCAGCCCGGCGTGGGCGGTGGAGGACGCGGTGATGACGACCGCGTCGACCGCGGGGTCGGCGACAAGTTCGTCGGCGTCGGTGGTGGCGCGTGCGCCCAGGGGCCCGGCGAGGTCCTCGGCGACACCGGGACGGGGGTCGGCGACCGCCACGAGGTGAGCGCCGTGGACGCGGCGGGCGAGCAGCCCGGCGTGCGAGGTGCCGATACGGCCGGCTCCGATCAGGCCGACGCGGACGGGCGCGGTGCCGGCGGGGTCGAGGTGGTGGGACACGGGCTTCCTCTGGCGTGGTCGAGTCATGACTAGCGCGCTCTAGTCTGGAGGGGCGTCGAGCCCGGGTCAAGGGCGATGGCACCGCGGGCTAGCGCGCTCTACTGTGGTCCCGGGTCGCGCTGCGCCTGTCGCGGTCCCCACCAGGAGTCGACGACGGGAGCCGCCGTGGCACAGGACGCGCGAGCGCGCACGGTCACCATGCTCGACGTCGCCCGGCGAGCGGGGGTCTCGCGTGCCCTGGTGTCGATCGTCTTCCGGGACGCGCCCGGCGCGAGTGACGCGACGCGCGAGCGCGTGCGCGCCGCCGCGGCAGAGCTCGGCTACCGGCCCGACCAGCGCGCGCGGCTGCTCGGGCGGCACCGCACGCGCACCGTCGGGGTCGTCTTCGGGCTGCACCGCGAGTTCCACGGCCAGGTGGTCGAGGACCTCTACCGCGCCGCTGAGGGGAGTGGCTACGAGCTGGCCCTCGGGGCGTCGGCACCCAGCCGGGGCGAGGCGCAGGCGGCACGAGCCCTGCTGGACTACCGGTGCGAGGCGCTGGTGCTGCTGGGCCCCACGCTCTCCGTGGCCGCGCTCGAGGACCTCGCGGCGGCGGTCCCGGTCGTGGTGGTCGCGCGGGCGGTGAGGTCGAGCGCCGTCGACGTCGTCCGCACCGACGACGTCGCCGGGGCGAGGATGGCCACCGACCACCTGCTCGACCTCGGGCACACCGCGGTCGCGCACGTGGACGGAGGCCGGGCGCCCGGGGCGGCCGAGCGACGCCGCGGCTACCGGGCGGCGCTGGCGGCGCGAGGGCTGTCCGCGGGGGCGCGGGTCGTGCCCGGCGGCCTCGACGAGGCCTCCGGTGAGGTGGCAGCCGCGGCCCTGCTGGACGGCCGTCCGACCGTCACGGCGGTGACGGCGTTCAACGACCACTGCGCCACCGGCCTGCTCTTCGCCGCGCGGGCGCGCGGTTCGTCGGTGCCCGGGCACCTGTCACTGGTCGGGTACGACGACAGCGCGGTGGCGCGGCTGGGCAGCGTGCAGCTCACCACCGTGGCCCAGGACTCGCCGGCCCTGGCCACGGCTGCCCTCGGGCTCGCCCTCCGTCGGCTGGAGGACGGACCGTCGACCCCCAACGGCGACGGGGTCCGAGACCGAGGTCGGGGTGGAGACAGCGGCGGCCGGCGCGAGGTCGTCGTACCGCCGCGCCTCGTGGTCCGCGGCACCACCGCGCCACCCCGGTGAGCCCAGGCCGAGCGGTATCGAACGTGTCTTCGGATTGTGTCGGAGGTGTCTCCTAGCCTGGTCGCATGAGCAGTCAGCGGTGGGACCCGGACCCGGAGACGGGGCTGCACCGCGACGCTGCCCGGGTGCTGGCCGACTCGACCGCCGCCGTCCGGTCGCGGCGGCTCGCCGAGGTGCACGACCTCGACGTCCTGCTCGAGTGGGCCGACCTGCACGCAGCCGACCCGACGCACGGACCGCTGGGGCGCGCGGCGCGGAAGGTCGGCAACGTCCTGGTGCGCGTCGGCGGCGAGGGCACCCCGGGCGTCCAGGACTTCTGCCTCGGGGAGATCGCGATGGCGCGCGGCACCGGCGTCACCGCCACCCGCAACGCCCTGGCCGACGCGCTCGACCTGACCCACCGGCTCCCCCGGACCTGGGCGGTCTGCCGCGCGGGTGAGGCGGAGGTCGGCATCGCCCGCCAGGTCGCGAAGATCTCCGGCACCTGCCCGCCGACCGCACCTGGGTCGTCGACGTCGCCGTTGCCCGGATGATCGCCCACCACTCCGGCGGGCGTGTCCTCGACGTCGCCGAGGCCAAGGTCATCGAGGCCGACCAGGCCCTGCACCAGGAGCGGGTCGAGGCCGAGCGGCGACGGCGCTTCGTCGGCTTCACCCGCACCGACGAGACCGGTCTCCGCACCATCATCGCCCGCGTGAAGGCCGGCGACGCGGTCTGGGTGCAGGCGACCGTGGAGCGCGTCCGCGAGATCATCGCGCCGTCCCACCCCGACCTCGACGCCGACGAGCTGCGGTCGGAGGCCTTCGGCTGGCTCGCCCGTCCTGCCGAGCTGCTCGCGCTGCTCCTCGAGCACACCACCGACGAGCCCGTCGGGACTGACAGCAGGAACGACGGCGGCGCCAACGCCGACGTCCGCCAACAGAACACCACCGACGAGCACGGGGAGCCCGACGACCGCACTGCCGCTGTGGAGCCGCCGGGGGCGGCCGAGCCCGCTGAGCCCACCGCGCTGAACCGCGCGATCGCCTTCCCCCGCGACCTGCTCGGCGCCCTGCTCGAGCACGACCTAGCGGCACTGAGGCCGACGGCCACCCTCTACCTCCACCTCGCCAGCTCCGCGCTGCGTCCCGCACGGACGACGGGCGGCACGTGCGCGGGGTCCGAACGCTCCGGGGGCGTGGCGCGCGTGGAGGACCTCGGCCCCTTCGGCCTCGAGCAGCTGCCGGACCTGCTCGGCCACACCCGGCTGCGGATCACGCCGGTCCTCGACCTGTCCGACCGGGTCCGCAGCAGGGCGTACGAGCACCCGGAGGCGTCGAGGGACCGGGTGCACCTCCTCACCGGCGGCGACTACTGGCCGTTCGCGACCTCGACCTCCCGCCGGGTGGATCTCGACCACCCGACGCCGTACGACCACGACGCGGCGGAACCTCCGGATCGACCCGGCCAGACCGGCACCCACAACTCCGGCCCGCTCGGTCGACAGCACCACCGGTGGAAGACGCACGCAGGCTTCCGCTCCCGCCAGTGCGGCGAGAACCGCTACGTCTGGCTGACTCCCCACGGCCTGGCCCTCGTCACCGACCACCGCGGCACGCGCCCGCTCAACCCTGACGTCGCTCGCACCATCCACGACGCCCCCTCCGGGGTCGACGTCTACCCGAGCGACCTTCAGGTCCGGCTCGACCTCGCGTCCGACGACACCTCCTGAGCGCGGCGCGCGAGCACGTCCAGGTCGCGCACGGCGTACCGGTGGTGCTCCCACTCCTCGTTGAGGATCACGTGCAGGCAGGACAGCACCGTCTCCGGGTGCTGGGGCGACCACGGGTTGGCGCGCGTCTCGGCCAACACGTCGGTGGTGGCGCCGGCGATGAACTCCCGCACCATGCCCCTCCGCTCGGCACGGACCGCCAGCACCTCGTCGTACGACGGGAGCCCCGACGTGAAGACCGACGTGTCGTAGCCGTCGGTGGCGTACTCCGCGTTCGGCTGGCCCAGCGGGTGGAACGGCTGCTCCTGGCCGAGGATCGCCCGGCCCAGCCAGACGTCGGTGGCCATGACCAGGTGCCGCAGCGTCTGGGCGAAGGAGAACTCGCCGTCCACCGACGCGTCCACCGTGCCGGCGGGCAGCGTGTCGACGCGTGCCAGCGTCGCCGCCCAGGTCCGCTCGACCGCCTCCCAGGCCGCACGGAGCGCGGCGGGGTCGGAGGCCAGGCGCAGCTCGCGCCCGGGGAAGCGGCGGTCGAGCTCGGCGTCGACCAGCGGGACGACGTCCACCCCGTTGACGAGCAGGCTGCCCCCGGGCTCGAGCAGCCACGGGCTGTCGACCTCCAGTCCCTGCACGTCCACGGACCGCATCACCGCACCCGAGAGGTCCGACCGCACGAAGCGGGCTCCCCTCAGGTCGCTGTCGACGAACTCGCGCCGGTCGTCTGCGCCACTGGGCGTCGTCATGCCCCGATCCTCACCGGCGGCAGCGCGCCGGTCCACCCCTCCGGCTCAGCCGAGCAGCCAGCGTGCCTCGTCGACGAGACGGGCGAGGGCGACCACGAAGACCACCCCGAGCGCTCCGCGACCCACCCACGCCGCGACCGAGGCGCCCGGGACCGCCCCGCCGTGCCGGCGACGCAGCGCCTCCACCGCGACCCAGACGAGCGCGAGGCCGACGACGAGAGGGACCAGCGGCACCAGCGCCGCGAGCGGGAGCAGCGCGACGCCCAGCGGCCTGCGGGCGAAGAAGCCGTCATCCGTCAGCCACCGCTCGGCCAGGAGGGTCAGCAACGCGGCGTACACCCCGGGGATCAGCATGAACAGCGCGACGCCCAGCCCGGGGTTGCCGAGCAGGCGGTAGTCGACACCGTCGGTGTGCACCAGCTGCTCGCCGACGACGACGGCCGGCCCGACGCCGACCGAGAGCACGCGGAACCAGGTCGGTCCCACGACCAGACCGCGCAGCGCGGCGTACACGACGGCTCCCAGGGCTCCGAGCAGCCCACCGACCAGCAGCAGGTTCAGGCTGCCCAGGAGCGTGAACCGCCCGATCATGAAGCCGTCGTCGCTGGTCAGCCCGCCCATGCCGGGGTTGGTGGCCGCGAGCAGCATCATCGCCAGACGACCGCCCACGCCACCGACCAGGACACCGAGCAGGACCCCCGGCCGCGGTGATGGCGGCCAGGCGGCGCGCCGCCACGAGGCCGGCGACGCGCCATCGAAGCCGCGAGCGGTCGTCCGCGGCGGGCGCGTCGAGCAGGCTGGTCACCTCGGGATCGTGGCAGAGCGGTCCGGACCGCACATCGGACCTTCGGCCCGCCCCTG
This DNA window, taken from Nocardioides sp. HDW12B, encodes the following:
- a CDS encoding TIM barrel protein, which produces MSTPYTLAVCAEMVLLDRPVEERARALHDLGFAVEIWDWTTKDLDALAATGARFTSVTGYVEGDLTEPDGIEALLRTAEQSVRAAATMGEPNLNLHGTGLGPGGLPVRPVGTVTPEMHERAVDTLGRVAALGEREGVTFCLENLNTAVDHPGVPFARAADTRALVAAVDSPHLRMNLDLYHAQIGEGNLIELVRDCLPLIGEIQVADVPGRCEPGTGEIRYAAVAAALRDLGYDGVVGLEAWASEDSLVALARFRDAFDGG
- a CDS encoding LacI family DNA-binding transcriptional regulator, with the translated sequence MAQDARARTVTMLDVARRAGVSRALVSIVFRDAPGASDATRERVRAAAAELGYRPDQRARLLGRHRTRTVGVVFGLHREFHGQVVEDLYRAAEGSGYELALGASAPSRGEAQAARALLDYRCEALVLLGPTLSVAALEDLAAAVPVVVVARAVRSSAVDVVRTDDVAGARMATDHLLDLGHTAVAHVDGGRAPGAAERRRGYRAALAARGLSAGARVVPGGLDEASGEVAAAALLDGRPTVTAVTAFNDHCATGLLFAARARGSSVPGHLSLVGYDDSAVARLGSVQLTTVAQDSPALATAALGLALRRLEDGPSTPNGDGVRDRGRGGDSGGRREVVVPPRLVVRGTTAPPR
- a CDS encoding DinB family protein, translating into MTTPSGADDRREFVDSDLRGARFVRSDLSGAVMRSVDVQGLEVDSPWLLEPGGSLLVNGVDVVPLVDAELDRRFPGRELRLASDPAALRAAWEAVERTWAATLARVDTLPAGTVDASVDGEFSFAQTLRHLVMATDVWLGRAILGQEQPFHPLGQPNAEYATDGYDTSVFTSGLPSYDEVLAVRAERRGMVREFIAGATTDVLAETRANPWSPQHPETVLSCLHVILNEEWEHHRYAVRDLDVLARRAQEVSSDARSSRT
- a CDS encoding Gfo/Idh/MocA family oxidoreductase, whose product is MSHHLDPAGTAPVRVGLIGAGRIGTSHAGLLARRVHGAHLVAVADPRPGVAEDLAGPLGARATTDADELVADPAVDAVVITASSTAHAGLVVAAAAAGKHVFCEKPMGMSLEEIATATQAAADAGVALQVGFNRRFVPDWAAAHRLVTDGAVGTPQILRSVTRDPGLADPGGVPPWTIFTQTLIHDFDTLLWLNPGVEAVSVHATADALVAPDFKDAGLLDTAVVVVTFDNGAIAVAEASFSAAYGYDVRGEVFGSAGMVTMGDGARSSLRLSNVGGRHVETARSDVELFGGAYAAELEEFVTAVREGRAPSVGGHDAHRAFAVALAAIASVESGAPARVAR
- a CDS encoding DUF1295 domain-containing protein, yielding MSRTASLRRVATAYVVALLVATAWVLVGPDTGRLWLDALLADVVATLAVFGFSRAHKNSSFYDAYWSVAPPVLLAFWWIVAEPAGDAARSALVALVVVVWSVRLTANWLVGFPGLHHEDWRYPLLRERAGRAELAVDLVAIHLVPTLQVFAGMLPVYVVLTRPGRGLGWLDVVAAVVGLGAIALETVADLQMRRFVRDRSPGEVMDRGLWGWSRHPNYLGELGFWVSLALFGLAASPGDGWWLFAGALAMLAMFLGASIPMMEQRNLERRAGYADVVAGAALPAPAVARHESSDGGALVTRPRVVVAGLGDTGVLTAVRLTRHVDVVGISSKPGLVSGQELGRRLARPEEWQRDYRIGFDRFRGLRRARTVHATLTGLDLDGRRVLLETSDGVTTIEEYDVLVVASGVTNGFWRRPDLQSPAEVDADLRSAHEQLAAAGSVVVVGGGAAAVGTAANLAGRWPDTEVHLHFPGERALPQHHPRVWRTVRRRLERLGVALHPGHRAVVPEGFACDRITQGPVAWSTGQESSYSDAVVWAIGRVRPNTAWLPASLLDDDGFVRVTPQLQVPGHPEVFAVGDVAATDPLRSSARNRADRLLARNVRAHLAGRALRAYRPPGRRWGSVLGAQHDGLQVFAPDGRGYRIPRWSVDTVLQPWVVRWGIYRGVSAGRGSRRCRSPR
- a CDS encoding thioesterase family protein, with translation MKSQHPTYDQLVGLSAYSEQPVPIAFEDVNGHLNVRHYTGIASEGLDESLVELGIPPQWPAQGHACFSAEHHLTYLAELRTGDRMSARVRLLGRSERAAHALVYLLDESHQRLSFVMEEIFLHIDMETRHTAPWPDDIAAKLDTRIARDAELTWETDTSGCLALR